The Sporocytophaga myxococcoides DSM 11118 genome segment CTCATGCAATCTGTTTTTACGTTCATTAATTACTCCAAATCTAGGAATTAAAATCCTAATTTCCATCCCCTTTTCCTGCATTGCTTGTGGCAGCTTCCTAACAAAATCCGCTACCTCAGTTACCTGTAAGAATGGATTTATTTCGGCTGCAACATAAAGAATTCGAAGTCTAGACATATTTTGCGAGAGATTTGGTTAAAATCAAACTAAATAGTTTACGGGCCCACGAAATTACAAAATTTTTTCTCAATTTTCAAGGAATTTATAGTATTAACTGCTTATTTTGCCCAATTTTATTTTGTTTATATCGAGATATGGAAATAATTAAGGAACCATCTGAACTAATTAAATACATTAAAAGAAGAAAACCGGAATTTAAAAGTATCGGTTTCGTCCCTACCATGGGCGCACTTCACCAAGGACATATTTCCCTTATAGAATGCTCCAAGAAAGAAAATGATTTTTCCATTTGCAGCATTTTTGTAAATCCAATCCAGTTTAATAACGCACAAGACTTCATTTTATATCCAAAAAATCAGGAAGAAGATTTTAAAATGTTAGAAAATGCAGGATGTGATCTTGTATTTATGCCTTCTGCCGAGACAATGTACACTGAAGAACCAAGGATAAAAATTGACTTCGGTTCTCTGGAACTGGTTATGGAAGGAAAATTCAGACCAGGGCACTTCAATGGAGTTGCCATAGTTGTGGCTAAATTATTTCATATTGTTCAGCCAGATGTCAGTTACTTCGGTCAGAAAGATTTGCAACAATATCTAATAATAAAGCAAATGGTAAAGGATCTCAGTTTCCCAATAGAGTTGAGATCTTGCCCGGTTATTAGGGAAAAAGACGGGTTGGCAATGTCTTCAAGAAATCAACGTCTTACTCCAAAAGGCAGGCCAATAGCAGCAAAGCTAAACGAGTCTCTTCTATTAGCCGCCAAATTACTGGAAAACTCTACTGTTGAAAACACCAAGGCCAAAATCCGAGATTTTTATAAAAATATAAAAGAGATAAAACTCGAATATTTCGAAATTACTGATAGTGAAACTTTAATGCCCATAAAGGATGTTAAAGAGCACAAAGGAATTGCGATATGTGTCGCTGCCTACCTTGACGGAGTTCGCCTTATTGACAACATCTTAATTTAAGTTTACAATCAAATTATCAATACCTTCTTTTTAGCGAAATGCAAATTCAAGTATTAAAATCAAAAATTCATAGAGTAAAGGTTACGCAGGCAGAACTACATTATGTAGGATCTATTACCATAGATGAAGATCTGATGAATGCCGCTAATATTATTGAAAATGAAAAAGTTCAGATTGTAAATATCAATAATGGTGAGCGCTTTGAAACATATGTAATAACGGGCCCGAGAGGAAGTGGAGTGATCTGTCTTAACGGTCCCGCAGCCAGAAGAGTGCAGGTCGGCGATATTATAATCGTAATTTCTTATGCCGGCATGGATTTCGAAGACGCTAAAATCTGGAAGCCTACCGTTATATTTCCGGACCAGAACAATAAACTTATTTAATTTTCATGTCTCCACTTGTTAAAAATATAATTAAGTACAGTTTTACACTGGCTATAGCTGTTGCACTTGTTTTCTATGTGCTTAGCACAGTCAATGTTGCTGAAATGATAGACAAAGTTAAACAAGCAAGGCTTTCCTGGGTAATTCTTGGTGTCTCCATTAATCTTCTTAGTCACCTTTCAAGAGCCAGAAGATGGAATCTTCTAATGGAACCAATGGGATATAAGCCAAAAACACATAGAACCTTTGTGGCTGTTATGGTTGGATATTTCGCCAACCTCTTTCTTCCAAGAATGGGGGAAATTTCCAGATGCGCGGTATTAAACAGAACGGATAATGTGCCTATTGACAAAGCGTTCGGCACGGTGGTAGCAGAGAGAGCTTTTGACTTCATTTGCCTTATCGTTCTTATCGGCCTATCTCTGATACTTGAATTTAACAGGTTAACTACATTTTTTTCGGAAAAGGTATTTAATAAAACAACCCCTACAGCTGAGGCAAGTCTTATCTCCAATCCTTTACTCTGGGGAAGCGCTATTTTGGGGCTTTGCGTCTTTATGTTTGTAATTTTTCGAGAAAAAATTAAAAATCTTAGTATTTATAAGAAAATACTGTCATTTATTAAAGGAGTACTGGAAGGTGTTTTCAGTGTAAGGAAGTTAAAAAGAAAAAATGAATTCATTTTTCATACAATCTTTATATGGGTATGCTATTATTTTATGACATACCTGGTATTCTTTTCCCTTGATGCCACCTCCTCTCTTAGTCCAGCTGCCGGTTTAGTATTATTAGTCGTAGGAGGACTAGGCATGTCAGCTCCTGTTCAGGGCGGTTTTGGAGCTTTCCATGAATTTGTAAGCTCCGCACTCGAGGGATTTTATCATTTAAGCAAATTAGACGGATTAGCATTCGCAGTTGTAATACACACCTCCCAGACTTTAGCTGTAATTATAGTAGGAGGAGCTGCCGTAATAATTACACTTTTCCTATCAAGAAAAACACAAATTGATGACCTCAGATAAAATTCAAACCTGGGATAGCATTATTCCGGAAGTAAAATCATGGAAAGAACGTGGGGAAAAAGTAGTTTTTACCAATGGCTGCTTTGACATCCTTCACCTTGGCCATGCCGATTATCTGGAAAAATCCAGGTCACTTGGAGACAGACTCATTGTTGGAGTAAATACAGATGCTTCCGTAAAAAAATTAAAAGGTCCGGAAAGGCCTGTAAATCCGGAATATGCCAGAGCTCGCATACTTGCTGCATTGCAATTTGTAGATGCTGTCATTTTGTTCGACGAAGACACTCCTTTTGAACTAATAAGTCATGTAATTCCTGACATTTTGGTCAAAGGAGATGATTATAAAATTGAGAATATTGTTGGTGCGGATATTGTTATGAAACACGGAGGTGAAGTAAAAACCATCAGTTTAGTTGATGGCTTTTCTACCACCGGTATTATTGGAAAGATCAAAACTCATAACAAGTAAAAAAATCCGTAATCTACGATGTTATATGTTATTGCTATTGTCACTATGCTGGCAAGTTGGCTGGTAAGTGCGCGTCTTAAAAGTAAATTCAATCAATATTCCCAAATACCCTTGCAGTCAGGCGTTAGCGGTCAGGAGGCTGCCCAGCAAATGCTTAGGGGAAATGGAATATATGATGTAAAAGTTATCTCTGTAGAAGGAGAATTAACTGACCATTATAACCCATCTGATAAAACTGTAAACCTTAGTCATGATGTATATTATGGGAGAAATGCCGCTGCTGTAGCAGTTGCCACCCATGAATGCGGACATGCTGTTCAGCACGCTACTGCTTACAGTATGCTGAAACTAAGATCAACTCTGGTTCCTGTTCAAAATGTAAGTGCAAGAATTCTGAACATTATCATGTTGGTTCTTGTGGTCGGCGGAGTCTTGGCTCAGGGGATAGGAGTACTTCCATATGTCTTGTTGATTATTATCGGATGTAACCTCGTTCTAACACTTTTTGCGCTAATAACTCTTCCTGTAGAATTTGATGCAAGTAGAAGAGCATTAGCCTGGACAGAAAAATCCGGAATAGTTACCACCAGAGAGCATGAAATGGCGAAAGACGCACTATGGTGGGCCGCCATGACTTATGTAGTTGCTGCTGCAGGGGCAATGGCACAGCTCCTGTATTTCCTTAGCATCTTTATGGGCGGCAGAAGAAACGATTAAACAGAAGGCAAATCAATAAAACTCTTAAAAGCGATTCATTAATGAATCGCTTTTATTTTTTATTCAAAGTTTAATCCAATTCATTTAAATTCCGTTATTTAACCGGGATGAATCGTTAAAAAATTACATCATTGTTAATCAATTCATTAGAATTTATTATTAAAATAGTTGATTACAATGATTAACAGATTTTTCAATGGATAATAATCATTTTGAGTTTATCGAAACTTACACCTTAACAAGATAAAGTATGGATTTTCAGTTGACCGAAGAGCAAAAAGCAGTACAGCAAGCAGCAAGGGATTTTGCCCAGACAGAACTTTTACCTGGCGTAATTGAACGAGACGAACATCAGAAATTTCCTGCGGAACAGATAAAAAAACTGGCGGAATTGGGCTTTATGGGTATGATGGTAGATCCAAAATACGGAGGAAGTGGGATGGATGCAATTTCTTATGTGCTGGCAATGGAAGAAATATCGAAAATCGATGCCTCTGTTTCAGTATGTATGTCAGTAAATAACTCATTGGTTTGCTGGGGATTGGAAAAATTCGGAACCGAAGCGCAAAAACAGAAGTACCTTGTTCCACTTGCCAAAGGAGAAATCATAGGAGCATTTTGTCTTTCAGAGCCCGAAGCAGGATCAGATGCTACATCTCAAAGGACCACAGCAGAAGATAAGGGTGATTATTATCTTTTGAACGGAACTAAAAACTGGATAACTAATGGGAGCTCTGCATCTGTTTACCTCGTCATAGCTCAGACAGACAGAGAAAAAGGTCACAAGGGAATCAACGCATTGATTGTAGAAAAAGGAATGCCGGGGTTTGAAGTTGGAAAAAAAGAAAACAAACTGGGAATCAGAGGATCAGACACACATTCCCTGATGTTTAATAACGTAAAAGTACCAAAAGAGAACAGGATAGGTGAAAATGGATTTGGCTTTAATTTCGCGATGAAAACCCTTAACGGAGGTAGAATTGGAATTGCATCTCAGGCATTGGGAATTGCATCAGGAGCATTGGAATTTTCCCTGAAATATTCACAGGAAAGAAAATCATTCGGAAAAGAAATATTTCAACACCAGGCAATTCAATTTAAACTTGCTGAAATGGCTACCAAGATAGATGCGGCAAGATTACTTTGCTTCAAAGCTGCTTATTTGAAAGATCAGGGCCAGGATTATACAAAGGCTGCAGCAATGGCCAAACTTTATGCATCCGAAGTTGCAATGTATACAACAGTAGAGGCCGTCCAGATTCATGGAGGATATGGTTTTGTAAAAGAATTTCATGTTGAACGACTTATGAGAGATGCAAAAATCACTCAGATATATGAGGGTACCTCAGAAATTCAGAAAATTGTAATATCCAGAGATTTATTAAAAAATTAATATTTTAACTATAATTTTTAATTTTTCAATATTGATAAAATATTATTCAACATTAATTATTGATAAAATTATTTGATATTCTTTTTTTTATATATTAGATTTGTACAAATTTGAAAAAATAAGGAATTATATTTTTTTCATATTTTTTTACAAATAAAAACAGGAATCAGGTAATGGAAGATTATAACAAAATCATCGAATCCCTGGGTGTTCGATTTATAAAATCGAAGAATATTAAAATTCTTCAATCTCTTACAGTAGAAAACTTCTATGATGTAGGCAATACTATTTACCTGCTTCATAAAGGAGAAATTTCTTTTGGAGAAGAGAAACAAAAAGTCAACGAGGGTGACCTTCTATTTATACCTGGAGGCCGACTAACTTCTGTAACCTACGGAAAGTTCAACCCGATGAAGTTGACTAATGAAGATTTGCTGAACAACAGGGATAAATTCTTCAGTTCATTAACTGACAAAAATATTATTGGACAAGATGAAGATTCTTTCAGCTATATTACTTTTGAAGCTAAGGTATTCGATTCTGTTAACTTTTTTGCCTCCCTTGATATTCCTGCATTTATCATCAGCAATCAACCGAAACTTGCTGAATATATCATTGAGACTATAAAAGAGGATCTTTCTAATAACCCAGGGAAAGAAAGAGTTATAAAGCTAAATACTGAACGTGTTGTAGTTGAAATTATCAGATACATCCTTGAGAAAAGATTGTTTGTTGAGCAGCTCGCAACCAATAGCACCTATTTCAAAGATCCTCGTCTTATCGATATTTTTGCATTCATTAAAAAACATCTTGGAGGAGACCTTTCTAATAAAGTTCTGGCTAACGTGGCTAACGTTTCCGAAGACTATGTAGGACAATACTTCAAAATGCTTACAGGGATCAATCCTCAGGATTATATAGAATATCAGAGAATGGAGATGGCAGTAAACCTGCTAAGAACTTCTAAAAAGAGCATTCGTGAAATAGGAAGAGAAGTAGGATACAAAGACACCGCTTATTTTTGCAGAAGGTTTAAAATGATGTTTGGAATTCCAGCAGGAAAAATGAGAAGGAGAGAGTCTCTCATGAACATATAAAAAATAAAAAAGTCGCTTGTTAACAAGCGACTTTTTTATTTTAACCCTATTGTTGTTCCAATGATTTTTTTGCCTGCAAGCTATTTATTTCTCTTTTCTTAGCAGCTATTTTACCCAACAATCCAGGATTCTTTTCGATTGCATTACCTACAACTATTACATCAGCTCCAGATTTCATTATATTAAAGGCAGTTTCAGCATCCCTAATACCTCCTCCCACAATGACAGGAAGACTAACATTTTGAACAACTTGTTCCACCATTTCTTCACTTATTGATCTCAGAGCTCCGCTGCCACCTTCAAGATAAATCAACTTTAAACCCAACATCTCCCCTGCGATCGCAGTACAAGAAGCTATTTCCGGTTTATCATAGGGGATTGGAGTTGTGTTACTGATATAAGAAACTGTCGTCGGCTTACCACAATCTATGAGCATATATCCTGCCGATATCACCTCCAAGCCAGACCTTTTAAGTAAAGGAGCCGCCACCACATGCTGACCAATAAGGTACTCAGGATTTCTTCCTGAAATAAGGCTTAACAACAAAATGGCATCCGCATTAGGGTAAATCTGAAGATTACTACCAGGGAATATTATAACAGGTATTGAACTTTGATTTTTTATAATACTAATGGTCCTCTCCATATCCCCATTAGTCATAAGACTTCCACCAATGAAAAAATAATCTACACCATCCTCCTCTGCTGATCTGACAATACTGAGACATTGCTCATCTCCGATCTTGTCTGGATCCAAAAGAACTGCAAACGATTTTAATCCCTTTTTTTTCTTTTCGATTAGGTCTTGATACAAAAAAGTCATTTTTTAATTTCTATACCTTTAAGATAAGCGTTTAGCTTCTCTTTTACGATGGACATGAGAAATAGAGTTATCTGATCTTTAATCATCCTTACAATATCAGATTCTCTTCTAGGCTCTCTGAGTACCACTTCGGTAACTCCATTTCCAGACTGCCTTACAACTTTTGGCTTCTTGGATGAAAAAATACCTCTGGTAACAAGATATGCGACAGCAAATGCGCCTCCAACCAGCAGAAGCCCCATACCGATTTTTTTTGCGTCTGTAGTCATAGAAGAAATTTTCTTGTCCATTTCTTCCTTATGAAAATCAGTTTCCTTAAGCAAAATCTCCCTTTGCCTATGGACATCCTCTAAAATATATTGTGGACTCTTCATGGATTATTTTTTGGTGAGAATATGTAACAATAAATCCCGGATTTTCCGGTGTAAAAAACCTTTAGTAATATTTGATGCCAGTATTATTACCACAAGAAAAAAGAATACAGTCATGACCACATAGCCCATGTAAGTGCTATCCAGCAAATGATTCAAATAACTTCCCAGTGCGAGACTAAAGAACAATAGCATCATTAAAAACATAAATGCAAGCAAAAAAAGAATTGATAGAGAAGCAACTATGTTAGATGCTTTTTCCATCATTTCCAGCTTAAAAAGCTGTATACGTTTATCAACGTATCCTTTTATATTATCAAATAATCCGTCCAACTTGAGAAACTTTAAAAAGGCATTTTCCATGAAATTGACAAAAATATCCGTTAGTAAGTTAATAACTTTTTATTAAACCTTATGTTAAAAAAAGGAATCAACAATTTATAACGGAAGCATACCAGGAAGCGCATTTAGTCTGTTCTTTCCATTTATTACAAAATTCAAACTTACACCGTACGTCGGAGTAACAAGATTTAGTCTGTCGTTTGGTCCAGCATTCATAGTAGGATAGTATTCCGTATCTCTTAATGCAAATAGTCCTACGTAAATACCTTTAAAAGCTTCAATGTAAGCATCTACCCTTAAAATAGTTTTATTGATAAACCTTTTTTTATAGATAGAATACTCATCCCCTCCTAACTCTTTAATTTTAAAAGCCCTGTAAGAGACCATAACTCCTAGTTGCCGGCTTTTTACTTTGAATCCCTTATGAAGTCCTCCAAACAAAGACAATATACCTAAATCATTTAAGTTGGTGCTCAAATGCTTCTTATATTCTAAAGATGCTTGTTTGAGAAAATCCAGACTTTTTATCTTACCCTGATGAACTAAATTAAATTCAGTATAAGACAGACCATTCACCTCTTTTTTGGCTAATTTTTGGCTTAAACCTCCTGACCACTTATCAGAAATCTGGAATTGAACTCCGAGGCGAGCATCTACATAATTTAAATTATTGAAGGGCGAAAAGTCTCTGATATAAAAACCGTCCTGATAGGCAAAATTACTTTCTAAATAAACAAAAGTACCTGATTCAAAATACCAATTCCCGGAAATTGTACTCTTGTATGTCTCTGGCGTATACAGCTTTAAAACCCCATCACTCTGCGCTGCTACTTTTGAGAAGATAAAAATGAAAAAAATAATTACTTGATATCGCATATTCAAAGATAAAACAAAAGACCCTCATTTTTATTGTGACAAAAATGAGGGTCTTAAAATTTATTTTGGAAAAATTAATTAGAGTCAGAGTCGCTGTCTGAATCTGAATCAGAAATCTTCAGAGATTTTCTCTTATGCCTTAACACTTTGGCCTTTACATAGAATATAATTTCCTCAGCAATATTCGTCACATAATCCCCAACTCTTTCCATTTTCCTGATTATTGTAAGAAAATAAATTGCCTGCAAAATCTTATCAGGATCTGTCTGATTTTTTAGATAATCAGTCATAATCTGATTTGCGCTCAGATTTATCTCATCCATGCGCTCATCTTTGGTAAATAAAGTTCTTGCAAGTTTGGTATTGTCTGTTTCAAAAGACTCACTTAGTATAGACAGCATTTCAAGTGCAGTATCTGTCATCTCTTTGAATCTGATCTTTTCTATAAGATCCGCATCATAAGAATTTTCGCACTTGATAACATATTGAGCAATTCCTTTGGCATTATCACCTATTCTCTCAAGATCCGAAACCATTTTAAGAGATGCCACGACAAATCTTAAATCTATTGCAACAGGATTAAACAGAGCCAGAATGTGTTCTCCTTTAGCATCTATTTTAAGCTCACTACCATTTACCCGCTTCTCGTTTTTGATTACTTCTTTGGCAAGATCTTTATCAAAACTATAAAAAGATGAAATAGCCTTGTCCAGCTGACCTCTCACAAGATAGGTCATATCTATAAGTTCGCTTTTTAATTCGCCGAGTTCGGTTTCTAATAGATTCATTGTTGCTCTTTTGGGTGTATATAACGTTAAAAATTAATTTTTGATTAACCGAAACGTCCAGTTATGTAATTCTGAGTTCTTTCTTTTTTAGGATTTGTAAACAGGGTTCTGGTATCATCATACTCTATAAGGTCGCCCATATAGAAGAACGCAGTTTTGTCACTGGTTCTCGATGCCTGTTGCATATTGTGAGTTACTATTAATATGGTATAGTTAGCCTTCAAACTGTAAATCAATTCCTCTATTTTTATTGAAGAAATCGGATCAAGTGCAGAAGCAGGTTCATCCATCAACAGCACTGAAGGTTCTACAGCAAGTGCTCTTGCAATACAAAGTCTCTGCTGCTGACCACCTGAAAGTGCCAAGGCAGATTTTTTTAGTTTATCTTTTACCTCATCCCAAAGTGCAGCGCCTCTTAATGAGGACTCAACTTTCTCATCAATAAGTGCTTGGTCCTTAACTCCATTAACTCTGAGGCCATAAGCAACATTTTCGAAAATAGACTTAGGGAATGGATTAGGCTTTTGAAACACCATACCTACGGTCTTTCTCAACTCATTCACATTGATTTTAGGGTGATAAATATCAACTCCTTCAATCATTATCTCCCCTTCTACACGGGCATTCTCAATCAGGTCGTTCATCCTGTTGAAACATCTGAGGAACGTGGACTTTCCGCATCCGGAAGGCCCGATCAACGCAGTCACGGTGTTCTTCTTGATAGAAAGAGTAACCCCTTTCAAAACATGGTCAGAACCGTAATAAACGTGGACGTTCTTGGCTTCAATTTTCATGATTTATATTCCAAAGAAATTCTTTCAAACAATAATTTTACCACTTTACTTTTTTCTGCCATTTATGTCTGATATAAACGGCAATTCCATTCATAATGAATGTTATACTTAATAAAATGATAATGGCTGCAGCTGCATTTTCAGAAAATTCTTTCTGTGGTCTGCTGACCCAGTTAAATATCTGTATTGGCAACACAGTAAATGAGTCCATGACACTTTCGGGAACGAAAGGTACAAAGGTCAACGCTCCAATTACAATTAGCGGAGCGGTTTCTCCAATTGCTCTTGAAAGAGAAAGGATCACACCAGTGAATATTCCTGAAACTGCTGCCGGTAATACCTGATACCAGATGGTTTGCCATTTTGAAGCTCCCAAAGCATAAGAACCTTCCCTGATTGAATAAGGAACTGCTTTTAATGCTTCTCTTGTTGACACAATTATAATTGGCAGAATCAACAAAGATAAAGTCAGTGCCCCAGTCAGAACGCTTTCTCCCAGCTTCAAGGCACGGGCAAAAAGCTCTAAACCAAGTAAACCATAGATAATAGATGGCACCCCGGCAAGGTTTGCTATATTGATTTCTATAATATTTGAAAGTCTGCTTCTCTTATTATACTCTTCCAGATACAGTCCTGCAGATATTCCAATAGGAAATGCTATCACCGCGGTAAGAACCATGATCCAAAGTGTACCTACCCAAGCCGTAAATATACCTGCTTTTGCAGCCCTTCTGCTGGGAAGCCCCATGATAAAATCCCAATCAAGGCGGCTAAGTCCTCTGTATAAAACATCACCTAACAATAACATTAGCACTACAACACCAAGGAGCGTGCAGCAAAGGCCAAAATACTTGAATACCTGATCCTGGTATTCATATACTCTTGTATTGCTGAAATACTTAAGCCTCTTCTTAATCTTACCTTTTCCCTTTTTGCCCATTGCCTATCTATGATGTTTCTGAAATTTTTTCTTAAGCCAAAAGCTGATATTATTTAAAATAAGTGTGACCACGAATAAGGTCATACCGACAGCAAAAATTGTCCTATATTCAACACTGTCATGTGGCACATCACCCAAACTAACCTGAACGATATAAGTAGTCATGGTCTCGATAGGAACTGTTGGATCCAAAGTAAGACGAGGTTGCTGACCTGCAGCAATAGCCACAATCATCGTTTCTCCGATTGCTCTGGAAACTGCTAATATAATGGATACCGAGATACCTGAAAATGCTGAAGGAACTATAACCTTCCAGGATGTTTGAAACTTAGTAGCTCCGAGCGCAAATGATCCTTCTCTTAGTGATTTTGGTACTGCAAATAGTGCATCTTCGCTCAATGAAGAAACCAGAGGCAAAATCATTATTCCCATCACAATACCGGGAGATAAAGCATTAAAACCTGCCAGTGAGGGAATTATCTTCTGAAACATTGGAGTTACAAATACCAGAGCAAAGTATCCATACACTACAGTAGGAACTGCGGCAAGAATCTCCAACATAGGTTTTACAAGATTCCTGACTGTTTTGTGGGAATATTCACTTAGATAAACAGCTATTGTTAGTCCCAGAGGAACTGCTACAATAGTCGCAATAAACGTGGTGAGCAAAGTGCCTGTCAATAGTGGCAAAATCCCGAACCTTTTATTGCTGAAAAGTGGAGTCCACTCTGTGTCTGTTAAAAACTCAATCAGACTAACTTCTTTGAAAAACCCAATGGTTTCAAAAATTAAAACTCCTATAATACCGACAGTCGTGAATATTGTC includes the following:
- the pstC gene encoding phosphate ABC transporter permease subunit PstC, which encodes MKLRETIIEKLLLACSLLTIFTTVGIIGVLIFETIGFFKEVSLIEFLTDTEWTPLFSNKRFGILPLLTGTLLTTFIATIVAVPLGLTIAVYLSEYSHKTVRNLVKPMLEILAAVPTVVYGYFALVFVTPMFQKIIPSLAGFNALSPGIVMGIMILPLVSSLSEDALFAVPKSLREGSFALGATKFQTSWKVIVPSAFSGISVSIILAVSRAIGETMIVAIAAGQQPRLTLDPTVPIETMTTYIVQVSLGDVPHDSVEYRTIFAVGMTLFVVTLILNNISFWLKKKFQKHHR